In a single window of the Tachyglossus aculeatus isolate mTacAcu1 chromosome 14, mTacAcu1.pri, whole genome shotgun sequence genome:
- the CNIH1 gene encoding protein cornichon homolog 1, producing MAFTFAAFCYMLALLLTAALIFFAIWHIIAFDELKTDYKNPIDQCNTLNPLVLPEYLIHAFFCVMFLCAAEWLTLALNVPLLAYHIWRYMSRPVMSGPGLYDPTTIMNADILAYCQKEGWCKLAFYLLSFFYYLYGMIYVLVSS from the exons ATGGCCTTCACGTTCGCCGCCTTCTGCTACATGCTGGCGCTGCTCCTCACCGCCGCCCTCATCTTCTTCGCCATCTGGCAC ATCATAGCCTTTGACGAACTGAAGACGGACTACAAGAATCCCATAGATCAGTGTAATACACTCAATCCC CTCGTACTCCCGGAATACCTCATCCATGCCTTCTTCTGTGTCATGTTTCTCTGTGCGGCAGAGTGGCTCACCCTGGCTCTCAACGTACCCCTCTTAGCCTATCACATTTGGAG GTACATGAGCCGACCGGTGATGAGCGGCCCGGGCTTGTATGACCCCACGACCATCATGAATGCCGACATCTTAGCCTACTGTCAGAAGGAGGGCTGGTGCAAATTAGCTTTttaccttctctcctttttctactACCTCTACGG CATGATTTACGTTCTGGTGAGCTCCTAA